In the Phaseolus vulgaris cultivar G19833 chromosome 7, P. vulgaris v2.0, whole genome shotgun sequence genome, one interval contains:
- the LOC137830345 gene encoding uncharacterized protein — translation MATGVNRKISAASARAHTRRAKKPNSPQLPSGILGTALAVLFIVFLAWAYKVIQPPPHKICGTPDGPPITAPRIKLRDGRHLTYKEYGVPKEAAMYKIIFVHGFDSCRHDAVPAEDLSPDIVEEMGIYIVSFDRPGYGESDPDPNRTLKSIALDIEELADQLVLGSKFYVVGFSMGGQVVWNCLKYIPHRLAGVVLVAPVINYWWPGLPANLTTEAYGHQNIQDQWAVRVAHYLPWLTYWWNTQQWFPGSGVVSGSPHILSREDKELLPKMSHRKSYRAQIRQQGDYESLHRDMIIGFGSWEYSPLDLENPFPNNEASVHIWQGDDDRMVSVTLQRYIAQKLPWILYHELPGSGHLFFYADGMSDTIMKTLLLAK, via the exons GAATTCTTGGAACAGCACTAGCAGTGTTGTTTATCGTGTTTCTAGCATGGGCTTATAAGGTTATTCAACCTCCTCCTCACAAGATATGTGGCACCCCTGATGGACCGCCTATAACAGCACCAAGAATCAAATTAAGAGACGGAAGGCATTTGACATACAAAGAGTATGGTGTTCCAAAAGAAGCAGCCATGTATAAAATCATCTTTGTCCACGGTTTTGATAGTTGCAGGCATGACGCCGTGCCTGCTGAAGACCTATCGCct GATATTGTTGAGGAGATGGGGATCTACATTGTCTCTTTTGACAGACCTGGTTATGGGGAAAGTGATCCTGATCCAAATCGTACATTAAAAAGCATTGCTTTAGATATAGAAGAGCTTGCAGATCAGCTGGTGTTGGGGTCCAAATTCTATGTAGTGGGTTTCTCCATGGGTGGACAAGTTGTTTGGAACTGCCTTAAATACATACCTCACAG GTTGGCAGGTGTGGTACTGGTTGCCCCAGTTATCAACTACTGGTGGCCTGGTCTTCCTGCAAACTTAACTACTGAAGCCTATGGCCATCAGAACATACAAGACCAATGGGCTGTTCGTGTTGCACACTACTTACCGTGGCTAACTTACTGGTGGAACACTCAACAATGGTTCCCTGGATCTGGTGTAGTTTCTGGGAGTCCACATATCCTTTCTCGTGAAGACAAGGAACTTCTGCCTAAGATGTCCCATAGAAAAAGTTATAGA GCACAGATAAGACAACAAGGTGATTATGAAAGCCTCCACCGTGACATGATTATTGGATTCGGTAGCTGGGAATACAGTCCCCTTGATCTTGAAAATCCATTTCCAAATAATGAAGCTTCTGTCCATATTTGGCAAGGAGATGATGATCGAATGGTTTCAGTTACTCTGCAACGATACATAGCGCAAAAACTTCCATGGATTCTCTATCACGAACTTCCAGGTTCTGgtcatttgtttttttatgcTGATGGTATGAGTGACACTATCATGAAGACACTTTTACTTGCGAAGTAG
- the LOC137830347 gene encoding germin-like protein subfamily 3 member 2 — MCSENTLWLLLAVFSFCVAISLASDPDPVQDFCIPNPRFGDIKTAHANHYILPCKNSSEATTEDFVFSCLKATGVFSDTGLAVVLASPANFPGLNTLGLSFARADIEVGGINPPHFHPRATELVHVVQGKVYLGFVDSSNRVFARVLEKGEVMVLPKGLVHFMMNVGDEPATLFGSFNSQNPGIQKIPSAVFGSGIDEELLQKAFGLSSKQIGTLRKKFDPKTAR; from the coding sequence ATGTGTTCAGAAAACACCCTTtggcttttgcttgctgttttctcCTTTTGTGTAGCCATCAGCTTGGCCTCTGACCCTGATCCCGTTCAGGACTTCTGCATACCAAACCCAAGATTTGGTGACATAAAAACAGCACATGCCAACCACTACATTCTCCCATGCAAGAACTCCTCCGAGGCCACCACTGAAGACTTTGTCTTCTCTTGTTTAAAAGCCACAGGGGTATTCTCAGACACAGGCCTAGCGGTGGTGTTAGCAAGCCCTGCCAATTTTCCAGGGCTCAACACTCTAGGCTTGTCTTTTGCACGTGCAGACATAGAAGTTGGGGGCATCAACCCACCACATTTTCACCCCAGAGCCACAGAGCTAGTTCATGTGGTGCAAGGGAAAGTGTACTTAGGTTTTGTTGATTCAAGCAATAGGGTGTTTGCCAGAGTCCTTGAAAAAGGAGAGGTCATGGTGCTCCCTAAAGGTCTAGTGCACTTCATGATGAATGTTGGTGATGAACCTGCTACTTTGTTTGGAAGCTTCAATAGCCAAAACCCTGGTATTCAGAAGATACCATCTGCTGTGTTTGGTTCAGGGATTGATGAGGAGCTTCTACAGAAAGCTTTTGGATTGAGTTCTAAGCAGATTGGGACCTTGAGGAAAAAGTTTGATCCCAAGACTGCAAGGTAG
- the LOC137830356 gene encoding protein ABSCISIC ACID-INSENSITIVE 5, translated as MVVAESDMNSQNEVESPIELEQQHNMNKNHPFPSLGREASIYSLTLDEFQHTLWESGKNFGSMNMDEFLTSIWCAEESQILNNNNMNSLSLSEASAEKGLIRKQPSLPRQGSLTLPAPLCRKTVDEVWSEIHKVQQQRQQQNNNNNRGSVNNNNNAENTESARRQPTFGEMTLEDFLIKAGIVREQRSIAISVPASTSQNHHMQHYGFFPNNNRTMEPSFVGRQVMGVGGGAGGGCAGGNVVAPPYQAVAQGGGGGGAVGESSVYSAAVPAAVCFGPRVVNGGGGYAAVSKMGVVAPVSPVSPEGIGTGENFGCGFGMDRGVLRGRKRVLDGPVEKVVERRQRRMIKNRESAARSRARKLAYTVELEAELNQLKEENGELKLALADIERRRKQQNLEEGNCRVEKAKKKLRSLRRTLSCPL; from the exons ATGGTGGTGGCGGAGTCTGATATGAACTCACAAAACGAGGTTGAATCTCCAATAGAGTTGGAGCAACAGCACAACATGAACAAGAACCATCCATTCCCTTCACTGGGAAGAGAAGCTTCCATCTACTCCCTCACCCTCGACGAGTTCCAACACACGCTATGGGAGAGTGGCAAGAACTTTGGGTCCATGAACATGGACGAGTTTCTCACCAGCATTTGGTGCGCAGAGGAAAGTCAAATTTTAAACAACAACAACATGAACAGTTTGTCACTGAGTGAAGCTTCGGCAGAAAAAGGGTTGATAAGGAAGCAACCAAGCCTTCCTCGGCAAGGGTCTCTAACACTTCCTGCACCTCTGTGTAGGAAAACAGTGGACGAGGTTTGGTCCGAGATACACAAAGTACAACAACAACGGCAACAACAGAACAACAACAATAACCGTGGAAGTgttaataataacaacaatgcTGAAAATACCGAATCTGCCCGCCGTCAGCCTACCTTCGGAGAGATGACTTTGGAGGACTTCTTGATAAAAGCTGGGATAGTTAGGGAACAGCGTTCCATTGCAATATCAGTTCCAGCTTCTACAAGTCAAAATCACCATATGCAGCACTATGGCTTCTTTCCTAATAACAACCGTACAATGGAGCCTTCTTTTGTCGGAAGGCAGGTGATGGGGGTTGGTGGCGGCGCTGGCGGCGGCTGTGCTGGTGGGAATGTGGTTGCACCGCCTTATCAGGCTGTGGCTcagggtggtggtggtggtggtgcagTTGGGGAGTCTTCTGTGTATTCGGCGGCAGTGCCGGCGGCGGTTTGCTTTGGACCGAGGGTAGTGAATGGTGGCGGTGGTTATGCGGCAGTGAGTAAAATGGGAGTGGTGGCTCCGGTGAGCCCGGTTTCCCCGGAGGGGATAGGTACTGGTGAAAATTTTGGTTGCGGGTTTGGGATGGACAGAGGTGTGTTAAGAGGGAGAAAGAGGGTGTTGGATGGGCCTGTGGAGAAGGTGGTAGAGAGAAGGCAGAGGAGGATGATCAAGAACAGAGAATCAGCAGCCAGATCTAGAGCAAGAAAACTG GCATATACAGTTGAATTGGAAGCAGAATTGAACCAGTTGAAAGAAGAGAACGGTGAACTTAAACTAGCACTG GCTGATATTGAGAGGAGAAGAAAGCAACAG AATTTAGAGGAAGGGAATTGCAGAGTTGAAAAGGCTAAAAAGAAATTGAGATCATTGAGAAGGACTCTGAGTTGCCCTTTATGA